A segment of the Cricetulus griseus strain 17A/GY chromosome 6, alternate assembly CriGri-PICRH-1.0, whole genome shotgun sequence genome:
GTCAAATTGTCATTTCAGACCAGATCTGTCTTACAGTATAACATGTAATTTTGTTTCATGACCAGTTTCCTTgtcaattttataattatatttaaaataaagtatttcccACAGTTAGGATTGGTTTATATGACAGCAGAGTCATAGATTTGGCTAACTAAAATGCAGCAACTCTAATGACCTCAAAAATAACCTACAGATATCCACTGTGGAAGAATGAAATGCTAAATGACTTAGCTTTGCAGTGTGTggttgtttaaattagaaatgttaCCCATATGTTCACATATTTGGACATGTGAACTTTTTTAGGGTGTGTAATGGAACTTTTGTGATGTGTAGCTTTGAGGAAAGAGATACATTGCACTGGCAAGGCCTTGAGAGTTGCAGTTGttttcaatcttcctaatgctgcaatcatTTAATAAAATTCCTCAAGttatagtgacccccaaccataaattatttttgtttcctatttgtaactgtaattttactactgttgtgAATGTCAATGTGGATATCTGTGTTTTTAGATGGTATTGGATAACTGTAGTgtgattaataaaaacccagagacagatattggtttTCAAGTTGAAGACcaggaaaacaaagcagccaaaccaccagagagctcttatctCTATGAAATCTTCAGACTAAAAAGAGAGTTCCTGTCTCATCCAATCTTAAATTCTTGTCTATTACTGGTATTAAAGggatgagctctgtttctcttttagactaattcactaTCATGTagttctgggtggccttgaactcacatatatCTATctgcctgagtcctgggattaaatatgtgacCACTACTGACTGTCCTCTATGGCTTGGAGCTTTGCATTGTtaacttcaggcaagctttattagataataaacaattTATGACCACAGActacccctatgaaagggtcactTTGGTTTATAGCCTTGCCCACCTATAGCTTGCTCTCTTGGCTTTGTGTTTGCAGTTGAAGATGAGATATTTCAGCATTCTTCTCTGTCTCACTGCTGCCATGACATTATTGAATAtccctctggaatcataagctAATATAACAAAACTTTCTCTTGTAAATTGCATTGCTCTTGGTGTTTATAGCAATGGAAAAAGGTAACTAACACAGGTGTCTAGCTCagataattcttttttgttattgttattgttttgttttttgagacagggtttctctgtataatttagagcctgtcctggaactcactctgtttaccaggctggcctcaaactcacagagacccacctgcctctgcctcccaagttctgggattaaaggagtgtgtcaccaacTATTCAGATAATTCTTATAGATAGAATAAGGAGGTTAAAAGTTAATGTGACTTATGTTTGAACAGTGGAATTCAACTTACCTGATCATTGAGCAGTATTGGTTATACAACATACTACATTATGGTTCTTGGTGTTCACTTTGTTTTTCAAAGTAGCACCACACTTTGACCCCCTCCTTTACCTTTTGAATTAATGTAcatccatcccttcttctagaAAATTTACATCCTCTGAAACCAGCCCACTCTGTGACTACTTACAATCTCTCTAATGAGATGCCTTCTCCAGGAACACACTGATTGTGttctccctcaccctcttctgatcctatcatcaaaataaacaatatttccCAGGAGATTGGGTTTATTTGAAAGCCTCTCATTCATATGCCTTCAATCCAAACAGGACATGTCCACTTCTGGTCATCCTTACCACACCAAGGGCAGCTAAACTTCACAGAATTAAGACCTGGATCCACCTGTCACCGACCAAACTGCCTTCTGATCTCAGAATAGATAAATACAACTGCCAGAGAACTGATCCTTTAAAGCTTAAGTTCTCCCACCTACCACCTTTCTTAAGGATGGTGCCCTTTCTCACCCTCCTATTGGGCCTCTCTTTGTTCTTCAGACCTCCCAGATAATTATAAGATTGATATACGACATCCAAACTAATACAACTCCTTGGTTCCACTCTCTGTGCATCCTCTGGCTGCAGCTCAGAGGTTTCTCTACCTTTTGATCTCTAAGCAGCCTGTTTCTGGAACTGTGGAAAACAATAGCCCAGCTTCAATGACATGACAGCCCCAAGTACCTTTGTCTTTTCTAAGATCAACAAACCCGGACCGGCACTGAGGATCCCTCCTGGGGTGAGTTCCCACACTGAAAATTACTCTCAATCAGGGTGAGGCATACAGTCTCAACAACTCTGCCAGTGAGATCCTGCCCAGTGTGATTACCTTCATCATCTAAGACAtggttactaaatgtttggagaattaaggaagaaagttcCTTGTATCACAATAAAGAAGTCTTCCCCTTTTTGTTCGGGGTTTATAAacatgttgaagaataaacttggcacattcagtattcactggattgccatACAGACTCTACTCTGtgtctcctccctttccttaGTATCTTTGCCTGTCATTTCTCAATCCATACTCCCACTCTCAGGCACGAACACAGGGTAATACCCCACCAAAACAAATCATAATGGGCAaattaattaaatgaagaaattaattaaagcaagcttttttaaaattcatgtactCAGGCTGCCTCCCTTAAGGTGGAGTTTGACAGGTCAGCATTAGACATTAAGAAGACAAGGCTTTTATAGCTCAGGAGTAGGGGGTTCCCAAATGGGGAAATGAGTGGACTTAGAGGAGCAGAATGTAACAGGTGGTGAAAACAAGGTGATCACACCAGGTAGTCATAACAAGGTGGCCATAGGTGGTCCCATAAGTTTTGAAACAGAGGTAGTGTTGCAAGATGGTTGTAAACAACTTGATTTTGAAACaaagatataatttttaaaacaaaagttggTTTTGAAGTGAAGATGTGATTGTCCTTTCTGGAACAAACAATGCACAACCATTTGTAGTTCAGGTTACAGGTGACTcgtagcccaatccttgagaaacaggaTTAATCATGAAGAGGAATGAATATAGTTTGCCTTTACTAAGGATTTTAGTAATGATTTTAGGCCGTGAATGAAGGTAGGCTGGTTTTTCAAATGATCACTCCTTGTCTCTTCAGGTTCTTTCAGGAAAAATTAGCAAAATTACTGAACAGTCAGCAAACCCAATGCTTCTTAAGaaatttctgaggcctcctatTGTACCACCTGGAgctcttgctttgtagcctgtaATACCCTAGCCTCAGTTAGTCCTTCAGATTCTGGGCAGCGAAAGGAAAAACCAGATATTACTGGCTTTTGCATGACTATCTATTTTCCCAGCCCCTTGACCAACATTCCTACCTTCCTTAGCCCTGAGGAAGAAGCCCCATTTTCAGCAGGAAGTACCTAAAGAAGATACTATGTCTGCCTTTATCACCAACAAAATGTTGGAATGTTTAGTCCCTCAagaaattccttttcacaaggtCATGAATTTAGACAAAAGCCACCATTCCCTCAGGAGCTagaaggagctagaagaaagtTCCtacttgctaaaaaaaaaaaaaaaagaaaaaaaaaaggatataccCCAGCCTTTTTGTTgctaaaaaataaactataaggAGTAACATAATTGTCTATGACTACTTCCCATGTTGAAAGTTGGGCATCTTTGGAGACCCAACAAGCTGGAGTGATGGCTGATTTCATGGTCTGCTCAACATCTGGgactaggaaatctttaattgattggaaaaaaattatatatatatatatgggacaGAAGATAACATTAAGGAGTttaggagaatttttttttttttttttttggtgctggtAATTGAAGGAGGAGAGTACCAAGACCAGTGAAAGGTCAGGGAGATCCTATCCTCAAAAATAGGCATGTGGGGAAACAGGCTGTTGATTGACAGTACTTACCTGGAGTACTTTTTCCTGAGAGGTAGATCCAAGTCAATGCCCTGAAGCATAAACTAATGTGATTCCCTGAAGTTTACAAGAATTTTTTAACTttacaaagaaagacaaattgTAGATATGTTAGCATTCCCACTGATTGTAGAAAAGGCAGAAGATTCATGCCTTTGGGTAATAGTAGAAGGTTGTAAACCCAAAACTGATCCTGGGTTCAAAGCATTAACACTTTTTCCTATATCCAAGAGACTGTGTGTGTACTGATTAGATAGATGCTTCTAGGACAATGAGAAGCTATGTTGAATCTAAATGTAGAAGACATCCAAAGACAATTGaaaatcttgagcttgtgatTATGATGAGTACTCAGTGTTTACTTGAGATAGATTAAACACTTATCAGAACTCCATGGATTAAAGTGTTAAGACTCCGAACTTTTGTAGTTTTAATACATCAGTAGCATAGAGGGGGGATGTTTGAAACTTAacactcattttatttattataattacatttatatttattaatgaatttatttttctataacaGATACACTAATTCAATTAATTCTATTACTTTTTTGCACACTTGAAAAACTGTTGGAGTTATTTAAATCAGGTGGATAGCAAACACTactaaattttctttataatctACAATTTAGAAAATCAAAGTGAGTATCTTTGAGCCATTGCCAAGACAATCATTTGTTTCATCATCCCATTCGTGCTTAATCAATTCCTTGGTGAGACTATTTAATTGTTCACTTATTTTCTCATGGGCATTTGGATACTAGTGTTTGGGCTCCTAGAAACTCATGTGGGATTAAGCAAAACGTCAAATATCCTGGTTTTCCAAGGAAGCACAGCCTTCCTAAGGAGGCatagtttcttcaaaacacactGAAGTACTGTCCAAAATGGATTTTGACAAGTGCTGCAATggatttgtattttctgtttaagTGTTATACTTGCTTTCTGGTTGAAAATTAACTGTGGCTCATAACAGTGAAGGAGGAGGCGAGTGAAAGGAGAGGAATTTGTCTGGTAAGAGTTCTAATCACAGTCTTCAGATATTGACAATGGGGAGGATCATGGTGTTTCAGTTCTCACCGTCACTATCTAGAAAGGTGATGATTGATTTTCAACACAACTACAGCCATTTAAGTTTTAATACTTAGTGATTACAATCAAAAAGCCAGCAATACATTCTGTAGACTTAAAGTGTGATAATATTAAGGCAACACTTCATATTATGAGATCTTGAGGTGACATCTAAACATGAACACATTTATCATTGTAAGGTATTAGATTAAACAGAGCCATGAAtgatggaacacacctttaatcctagtacttggcaGGCTGACACAGGTGGTTCTCTGCTAGTTcaaattgaggccagcctggtcttatagTGACCTCCAGGACAACaaaatctacatagtgagaaccagCCTCAAAATATCACTAAGAAACAAAGGGATAGAAAGGAACAGATTTAGATAGCATTTGAAgtgaaattattttgtaaaagaaattgaTTTCTTCTTAAATTAACTTATAAAGAAGCATGTAACAACCCTTCTGGAGAGATCACCACATTCAAAGAAAATCTGTGAGAAAAATGGTAGAATTTACCATGTAGAGCTCTGGATAACTAGATGCAGATTTATTGATCTCTTTCTGACATACTCCATTATTGTCTaccatttttacatatttttctctcaGTTTCTATTTTGTCTTGCTACAGAAACCAAAATTCCTACAAATAATGAGTCTGGAGAACAGCACTGTGAAGACTGAATTCTTTCTCCTGGGATTCAGTGACCATCCAGAGCTCCAGAGTCttctatttgctttgtttttctccatctaCTCTGTTACTCTGATGGGGAATCTTGGGATGATCTTATTGATTGCCATCAGTGCTAACTTACACATccccatgtactttttcctcTGTATGCTGTCCTTCATAGATGCATGCTACTCTTCTGTCATTGCCCCCAAGCTACTTGTGGATCTGATTTCTGACAAGAAGAGCATTTCTTACAATGGCTGTGCTACACAGTTGTATTTTTTCTGCTCTCTTGTTGACTCAGAATCTTTCCTCTTGGCTGCCATGGCTTATGACAGGTATATTGCAATCTGTAACCCCTTACTTTATACTGTAATTATGTCCAAGAGAGTGTGTGGTCAGCTAGCAATTGGAGCATTCATGGGTGGGACTATTAGTTCAATAATCCATACCACTAATACTTTCCAGTTGTCATTCTGCTCTAAAGAAATTAACCATTTCTTTTGTGACATCTCTCCActcttctctctgtcctgctctgatACCTACACACATGACATCATTTTAGTAGTCTTTGCAAGTTTGGTCGAAGCTATCTGTCTTCTTGCTGTTCTTCTTTCCTATGTATGCATTATAGCAGCCATCCTTAAAACAGGTTCtgcagagggaagaaggaaagggttcTCTACTTGTGCTTCTCACCTGACAGTGGTCACTATTTATCACGGTACcctaattttcatttatttgcgcCCTAGTACAGGACATTCAATGGACATTGACAAAATGACCTCTGTGTTCTATACATTGATCATACCCATGCTTAACCCCCTGATATATAGTCTCAGAAACAAAGATGTCAAAATTGCCTTTAGAAAAATTATTggcaaaaaaattattttcttaggtAAGTGAAAATAGACCTCACAATTTTGGCAATTTCTTTCAATTCTGACTTCTAACACttggaaaaatcagttttttttttaaactccactACTGTATGCAAAATGAGGTCCTAATAGGAAATCCCAGAACCTAATGTTGGAACTACAATCTCCCTTTTCACTTTTCTATAtcgctttatttttttaaggttgcTATGTTTAGTATTTATTTCATGTAAGCTTGACTTTCCTCtaaatttcatttacatttatgcTAAATTTTCTCTATAATTTTCAAGAGCTGCTAAATcttcttttattagttctttgagaatacAGTATAGTGGGTTTGTATTAGATTTACTCCCTCCTTTAATTATTCCCTGATACCCCCTGCTTCACTATATGCTCAGCtttgtgtgtttcttatttttcactCATAACATTTGTGACCTTCTACTGGGGAATTATATTTGACACATCAAAGTCATTACTTtagtatataataaaataaatttggttCATATGTTTGCTTCTTTCATTTTGATTCACAAGTAATATGTGCCCATTAAAGCTCACTTGttcaaaagaacattttaattcCTCAAATATTAGCATGTACTTTTTTCTGAATACACTTTAAATTTCAAAAGATAACATATTTTAAATCTCAGTTGAATGATGgatataattttgtttctgtttttgatggtttacCTTTTCTACCTTACTTTGTAATTTTATTGTGTTCTCTCTCACTTTCACAGTTATTCATTCCTATTCACCAGTGAATTCCATGATATTGATTATAGTGTCTTCCTTAGTGCAAAACTGagaggttttattttaaatggaataaatatttgttggttTAGTTTTTATAACTCTGATattcaaaaatgtaaattttcatCTTGTAGTGTTTTGACTTAATTCCTTAAATTGAGCTTTCCTATACAAGTGTATTTTGTAAGATATTACTGAGTAGGTTGGCTCCTGAGAAAATACCATATAGGTTCTATGAAAAATTGTATATGTTGTGTAACTTCATTTAGATCTTTAATGTAATAGAGACCTGGCACACACAGGctttcaaaaatgaagaaagattgGCACCTTAATATTGAATGCAGTAAATATTTCAGCTTAAGTAGCAAAAAGGAAATATTCTTTGAAGTGCCTGATAGATCATGATTCTTCATAAGTAATTGCAGCCTTCCTCTTAGACAAGGACTTTATAGGATACTGCAAAGTATGGTACTTTAGGCTTCTTTACTCAAGTGTGCTTTGAAATGTGGCATCTGCAACTTAGACGATAGTGTAGTTAAAGCAACTGGCCTAATGAGGTGTATCAGATGGCTTGCATGGATCACTACGTGGAATCCTATGCACAGTCTTACTGAAGACTGAAGGtagcaaaaagaaaattattctataGGTGGGTGTTGTAAAGATTTGCATGTAAGGCCTGAGGATAGAAGTCATGGGTTGATTGTGTCCAGTGAGGGGAATGGATTCTAAAGAGGATAGGGTTAGGGATTCACATCTGTATTTCCTAAGCCAATGATACAAATAATGCCATCTTTTCTTTATGCACTCATATATGGCTTAGTATGGTAGTAGATTATCTCTTGAATAATATCTCATATTATATACTTTAAAGTTTACATTAACTCCCTGTTTAAGAGTTAATATCCATATGAATCATGAGTGAAAAAATACTATGTAAAAAATTAGATACATACTTGACACCACATCTGCCTCAAagaacaatttcttttttcttgttgaaATACAAATTAACAATACAAATGGTATAGTCCTGACAATATGGAAAGCCTATTGGTGTCTTCCTTCATGGAAGAATCTTTGTTTGCCTAAGGGTTCAGAGCTTATACTGAATCATCATGATTATCATCAGTCCTGTGCCAGATCTCAGATCTTATATATTAGACCTCCAGGGATAAAGCCTTATAATCATGTTTCAGCATCTGGAATTTCATGCTGGGAGGGTGACTgacaaacaaaactttttttttttctaaataagttGCTTGTTTTTGCTTCAGGTATATATCTCAGTGTTTTGACACCAGCTTAACAAGGCAAAGGTCATGGTTTTAATTCCCAACATACAAAAATTTATATGTCCATCTTGCTTAGTGGTGTCAGTTGTTATATTTAACTAGCAACagtaaatttttttcataaaagagGTGAACATTTTAATGGCATTAAAAATCAAGCTGATACATGTCCATATATTTACAAAGGAAACTATGAAAAACATGGTCTTCCTAAAATGCATTTACCAAAAAATGGTTTTGGAAATGGGGCCAATAAAGAACAATTCCCATACTGTATAGGTCCAATATATGTTTGAAAAGCTATTTTTAGA
Coding sequences within it:
- the LOC100761227 gene encoding olfactory receptor 1020-like, producing the protein MSLENSTVKTEFFLLGFSDHPELQSLLFALFFSIYSVTLMGNLGMILLIAISANLHIPMYFFLCMLSFIDACYSSVIAPKLLVDLISDKKSISYNGCATQLYFFCSLVDSESFLLAAMAYDRYIAICNPLLYTVIMSKRVCGQLAIGAFMGGTISSIIHTTNTFQLSFCSKEINHFFCDISPLFSLSCSDTYTHDIILVVFASLVEAICLLAVLLSYVCIIAAILKTGSAEGRRKGFSTCASHLTVVTIYHGTLIFIYLRPSTGHSMDIDKMTSVFYTLIIPMLNPLIYSLRNKDVKIAFRKIIGKKIIFLGK